One part of the Triplophysa rosa linkage group LG5, Trosa_1v2, whole genome shotgun sequence genome encodes these proteins:
- the adipoqb gene encoding adiponectin, C1Q and collagen domain containing, b isoform X1, with amino-acid sequence MKLLWNLLFGILLIGQLGQGQIEDLLEEKLEELVENEATEDRGDALTEATDEEVEEPEGPGADVSQPDDRQPCGMWMGGVPGTPGHSGQPGRDGRDGRDGPRGEKGDKGEPGEKGDPGEKGDVGPAGPRGFPGNPGLKGARGESALSYHSAFSVGLSELVPATNVPIRFNKFFYNDQHHYDDVSGKFLCVLPGVYFFTYHLTVYTKDAKVSLYKNDKAIMFTYDQYQETNVDQASGSVILILAAGDEVWLQVYGDETFGGVYADNTNDSTFSGFLLYPDIPVPSRRR; translated from the exons ATGAAGCTACTGTGGAATTTGTTATTTGGAATTCTTCTCATTGGACAACTTGGTCAAGGTCAAATTGAAGACCTTCTAGAGGAGAAACTAGAGGAGCTAGTAGAGAATGAAGCGACTGAAGACAGAGGAGATGCTTTGACGGAGGCAACAGATGAAGAGGTTGAAGAGCCTGAGGGCCCTGGAGCAGATGTCAGTCAACCTGATGATAGACAGCCCTGTGGCATGTGGATGGGAGGTGTTCCTGGCACACCTGGGCACAGTGGGCAACCTGGGAGAGATGGCAGAGATGGGAGAGACGGACCAAGGGGCGAAAAAGGAGATAAAG GTGAACCAGGTGAGAAAGGTGATCCAGGAGAGAAGGGGGACGTAGGCCCTGCCGGACCAAGAGGCTTTCCCGGAAATCCTGGTCTGAAAGGAGCCCGTGGTGAAAGTGCCCTGTCCTACCACTCGGCCTTCAGTGTAGGTCTCAGCGAACTTGTTCCTGCCACCAATGTGCCAATTCGCTTCAACAAGTTTTTTTATAATGACCAGCACCACTACGATGATGTTTCCGGCAAGTTCCTCTGCGTTCTCCCAGGGGTGTATTTCTTCACCTATCATCTGACGGTTTACACCAAAGACGCTAAGGTCAGTCTTTACAAGAATGACAAGGCCATCATGTTCACCTATGACCAGTATCAGGAAACCAATGTGGATCAGGCATCAGGTTCTGTTATCTTGATATTGGCGGCAGGAGATGAGGTGTGGCTGCAGGTGTATGGAGACGAGACGTTTGGTGGAGTCTATGCAGATAACACCAATGATTCCACCTTCTCTGGTTTCCTCCTGTATCCTGACATTCCTGTTCCCTCTCGAAGACGTTAA
- the adipoqb gene encoding adiponectin, C1Q and collagen domain containing, b isoform X2: protein MKLLWNLLFGILLIGQLGQGQIEDLLEEKLEELVENEATEDRGDALTEATDEEVEEPEGPGADVSQPDDRQPCGMWMGGVPGTPGHSGQPGRDGRDGRDGPRGEKGDKGEPGEKGDPGEKGDVGPAGPRGFPGNPGLKGARGESALSYHSAFSVGLSELVPATNVPIRFNKFFYNDQHHYDDVSGKFLCVLPGVYFFTYHLTVYTKDAKEMRCGCRCMETRRLVESMQITPMIPPSLVSSCILTFLFPLEDVKNTLNNSVWLFLV, encoded by the exons ATGAAGCTACTGTGGAATTTGTTATTTGGAATTCTTCTCATTGGACAACTTGGTCAAGGTCAAATTGAAGACCTTCTAGAGGAGAAACTAGAGGAGCTAGTAGAGAATGAAGCGACTGAAGACAGAGGAGATGCTTTGACGGAGGCAACAGATGAAGAGGTTGAAGAGCCTGAGGGCCCTGGAGCAGATGTCAGTCAACCTGATGATAGACAGCCCTGTGGCATGTGGATGGGAGGTGTTCCTGGCACACCTGGGCACAGTGGGCAACCTGGGAGAGATGGCAGAGATGGGAGAGACGGACCAAGGGGCGAAAAAGGAGATAAAG GTGAACCAGGTGAGAAAGGTGATCCAGGAGAGAAGGGGGACGTAGGCCCTGCCGGACCAAGAGGCTTTCCCGGAAATCCTGGTCTGAAAGGAGCCCGTGGTGAAAGTGCCCTGTCCTACCACTCGGCCTTCAGTGTAGGTCTCAGCGAACTTGTTCCTGCCACCAATGTGCCAATTCGCTTCAACAAGTTTTTTTATAATGACCAGCACCACTACGATGATGTTTCCGGCAAGTTCCTCTGCGTTCTCCCAGGGGTGTATTTCTTCACCTATCATCTGACGGTTTACACCAAAGACGCTAAG GAGATGAGGTGTGGCTGCAGGTGTATGGAGACGAGACGTTTGGTGGAGTCTATGCAGATAACACCAATGATTCCACCTTCTCTGGTTTCCTCCTGTATCCTGACATTCCTGTTCCCTCTCGAAGACGTTAAAAACACCCTGAATAATTCCGTTTGGCTATTTTTAGTTTAG